Proteins from a genomic interval of Danio rerio strain Tuebingen ecotype United States chromosome 4, GRCz12tu, whole genome shotgun sequence:
- the LOC108183657 gene encoding uncharacterized protein yields MTATVSGKKAKQNKDSYFGVACDVIRWRRFSAVIQLEKGQSVKTLRKTPAEATDLHTVIKMPFIKEESEDVKIEETFTVKQEDLQEQTVLIEENEGSKEEEHHVKIEEKTHLQTDGIFKRKDKNRFTCTQCGKSFGKKHILNIHMRIHTGEKLFTCTQCGKSFSRLSSLNLHMMIHTGEKPFTCSQCGKSFYCSSNLYRHMRIHTGEKPFKSTQCGKSLSLSSNFNPHMRIHARKKLFTCTQCGKSLSKPSSLNLHMMSHTGEKPFTCTPCGKSFSRSSSLNLHMMIHTGEKPFTCTQCGKSFYCSSNLYRHMKIHNGEKPFTCTQCGKSFSRSSSLNKHMRIHTGEKPFTCT; encoded by the exons atgactgcaacagtaagtggcaaaaaagcaaaacaaaataaagactcttattttggcgtggcgtgtgacgtcatcaggtggcgccgcttcagcgctgtgattcaactggagaaag gacaaaGTGTCAAAACGctgagaaaaactcctgctgaagcgactgatctccacactgttataaagatgccgtttattaaagaggagagtgaagatgtgaagattgaagaaacattcacagtcaaacaggaagatctgcaagaacaaacag tccttattgaagagaatgaggggagtaaagaggaggaacatcatgtcaaaattgaggaaaaaactcatttacagactgatggtatttttaaaaggaaagacaagaatcgtttcacctgcactcagtgtgggaagagctttggaaaaaaacacattcttaatattcacatgaggatccacactggagagaaactattcacatgtactcagtgtgggaagagtttcagccgcttATCATCCCTTAACctacacatgatgattcacactggagagaaaccattcacatgcagtcagtgtgggaagagtttttactgctcatcaaacctttatagacacatgaggatccacactggagagaaaccattcaaaagcactcagtgtgggaagagtttgagCCTGTCATCAAACTTTAATCCACACATGAGGATTCACGCTAGAAagaaactattcacatgcactcagtgtgggaagagtttgagCAAaccatcatcccttaatctacacatgatgagccacaccggagagaaaccattcacatgcactccatgtgggaagagtttcagccgctcatcatcccttaatctacacatgatgattcacactggagagaaaccattcacatgcacacagtgtgggaaaagtttttactgctcatcaaacctttatagacacatgaagatccacaatggagaaaaaccattcacatgcactcagtgtgggaagagtttcagccgatcatcatcccttaataaacacatgaggatccacactggagaaaaaccattcacatgcacttga